The following are encoded together in the Gorilla gorilla gorilla isolate KB3781 chromosome 14, NHGRI_mGorGor1-v2.1_pri, whole genome shotgun sequence genome:
- the MZT1 gene encoding mitotic-spindle organizing protein 1 isoform X2 translates to MASSSGAGAAAANLNAVRETMDVLLEISRILNTGLDMETLSICVRLCEQGINPEALSSVIKELRKATEALKAAENMTS, encoded by the exons ATGGCGAGTAGCAGCGGTGCTGGGGCGGCGGCGGCGAATCTGAATGCGGTGCGGGAGACCATGGACG TTCTGCTTGAGATTTCAAGAATTTTGAATACTGGCTTAGATATGGAAACTCTGTCTATTTGTGTACGGCTTTGTGAACAAGGAATTAACCCAGAAGCTTTATCATCGGTTATTAAGGAGCTTCGCAAGGCTACTGAAGCACTGAAG GCTGCTGAAAATATGACCAGCTGA
- the MZT1 gene encoding mitotic-spindle organizing protein 1 isoform X1 produces MASSSGAGAAAANLNAVRETMDVLLEISRILNTGLDMETLSICVRLCEQGINPEALSSVIKELRKATEALKMSCTVTNTLV; encoded by the exons ATGGCGAGTAGCAGCGGTGCTGGGGCGGCGGCGGCGAATCTGAATGCGGTGCGGGAGACCATGGACG TTCTGCTTGAGATTTCAAGAATTTTGAATACTGGCTTAGATATGGAAACTCTGTCTATTTGTGTACGGCTTTGTGAACAAGGAATTAACCCAGAAGCTTTATCATCGGTTATTAAGGAGCTTCGCAAGGCTACTGAAGCACTGAAG ATGTCCTGTACTGTTACTAATACTTTAGTGTAA